A window from Chaetodon trifascialis isolate fChaTrf1 chromosome 5, fChaTrf1.hap1, whole genome shotgun sequence encodes these proteins:
- the LOC139331585 gene encoding protocadherin gamma-C5-like isoform X9 produces MDSRQRKRSGGGRLWKLCFYLACLSCASAQLSYSVSEELSPGSVVGNIAKDLSLTAGGIVQRRLRVVSESTTQYFEVKQATGDLVIKQKIDREQMCEISSACSLHLQVLLENPLDIHRVVVDILDVNDNAPQFSTSNISLEISEAAAPGTRFRLESAHDPDVGTNSLRTYHLAANDFFVLNVESKSDGSKFPELVVDKALDKEAQASFRLLLTAVDGGQPEKSGSTLLLIKVLDVNDNAPVFDEPVKRVRLLENVARGTLVTKLNATDADSGNNGDISFLFSKYTPERVLNLFSVDSKSGEIRVKGDVDYEKATAYHITVQARDGGSPAMEGSCNVIVDIIDVNDNAPEVTLTSLTSSIREDSAPETVVALISARDLDSGENGKVTLTVQQGLPFKLNSAFGMHYSVTTAGNLDRETVPEYTVVIKATDAGSPPLSSQTTFVVKLSDVNDNAPTFSQPSYSVDIPENNAPSAPIAAVSATDPDLGDNARVSYSILPSMVQGSPISSYVYINPESGHIYSMRSLDHEQLNAFRIEVQARDAGVPPRTANVTVHVFVVDVNDNAPVVVHPSYPKDKRLQLSVPPSAGPGHLINKLVGVDADSGHNAWLFYSIAHGPNTGMFRIGAHTGELRTARKWAEEEVGSTYDIVVIIQDNGDPPKSSSVNITVTVDEKGMANDAPASPPHTPFYHRTGMSDITLYLIISLACVSAVSFITFVVLMVRCLRHRGPDFGGSDCCCYGHHRPSRYHQRPSKDLHLQLNTDGPIRYMEVVGGPQEPHTRTYRPCYSTISSRSDFVFMKTPMLSHNNTLNMTLSRKHLMNSAMEQKPPNNDWRFTQGQRPGPSGATGGPEVAMGTGPWPQPPTEAEQLQALMAAANEVSEATATLGPGTMGLSTRYSPQFTLQHVPDYRQNVYIPGSTATLTSNPQQQQATAQQATQQALPPPQASAQPEPPKAAQTPASKKKSTKKEKK; encoded by the exons ATGGACTCCAGACAGAGGAAGCGCTCCGGAGGAGGgaggctgtggaagctctgttTTTATCTGGCTTGCCTCTCCTGTGCCTCCGCTCAGCTCAGCTATTCTGTATCAGAGGAACTAAGCCCGGGTTCTGTCGTTGGGAATATCGCTAAAGATTTGAGTCTCACTGCTGGGGGGATTGTTCAGAGGAGGTTGCGGGTGGTCTCGGAATCCACAACGCAGTATTTTGAGGTAAAGCAGGCGACCGGGGATTTGGTAATTAAACAAAAAATTGACAGAGAGCAAATGTGCGAAATAAGTTCAGCATGTTCGCTACACCTTCAAGTCCTTCTGGAGAATCCTTTAGACATTCATCGAGTCGTGGTGGACATTctggatgtgaatgacaacgCGCCGCAGTTTTCAACCAGCAACATTTCCTTGGAGATATCAGAAGCGGCCGCGCCGGGAACAAGGTTCCGTTTGGAGAGCGCGCACGACCCAGACGTGGGGACCAACTCGTTACGCACTTATCATCTCGCAGCAAATGACttctttgttttgaatgtgGAAAGTAAAAGTGACGGCAGCAAGTTTCCAGAGCTAGTGGTGGATAAAGCTTTGGACAAGGAGGCGCAGGCCTCGTTTCGCCTGTTGCTCACTGCTGTAGATGGGGGTCAGCCGGAGAAATCTGGCTCGACACTCCTGCTCATTAAAGTCCTGGATGTAAATGACAACGCGCCCGTCTTTGACGAGCCGGTTAAGAGAGTTAGGCTATTAGAAAATGTTGCACGGGGCACTTTAGTAACGAAATTAAACGCGACTGACGCGGATTCGGGTAACAACGGGGACATATCCTTCTTATTTAGTAAATACACACCGGAACGCGTTCTGAACCTTTTCAGCGTGGATTCTAAGAGCGGGGAGATCCGTGTGAAGGGTGATGTGGATTATGAGAAAGCCACTGCATACCATATCACAGTGCAGGCCAGAGATGGTGGCTCCCCCGCCATGGAGGGCTCCTGTAACGTCATAGTGGACATCATTGATGTGAATGACAACGCACCAGAAGTGACACTGACGTCACTGACCAGTTCTATCAGAGAGGACTCAGCACCAGAGACTGTGGTAGCACTCATAAGTGCACGAGATCTGGACTCCGGTGAGAATGGCAAGGTTACATTAACTGTTCAACAAGGTTTGCCATTCAAACTTAATTCAGCTTTTGGCATGCATTACAGCGTCACTACTGCTGGAAACCTGGACCGTGAGACTGTCCCAGAGTACACAGTGGTCATCAAGGCCACTGATGCTGGATCCCCTCCCCTTTCATCACAAACCACCTTTGTGGTGAAGCTCTCTGATGTAAATGACAATGCCCCCACCTTCTCTCAGCCTTCATACTCTGTGGACATCCCAGAGAACAATGCCCCCAGTGCCCCCATCGCTGCTGTTTCAGCCACTGATCCAGACCTTGGTGACAATGCTCGCGTATCCTACTCAATCCTTCCCAGCATGGTCCAGGGCTCACCCATCTCTTCTTATGTCTACATTAACCCAGAGAGCGGTCACATCTACAGCATGCGCTCTCTGGATCACGAACAGCTTAACGCTTTCCGTATTGAGGTGCAGGCCCGGGATGCAGGCGTGCCCCCACGGACAGCCAACgtcactgtgcatgtgtttgtggtggATGTGAATGACAATGCACCAGTGGTTGTACACCCCTCCTACCCAAAAGACAAAAGGTTACAGCTCTCTGTGCCTCCATCTGCCGGCCCAGGGCACCTCATAAATAAACTTGTAGGGGTGGATGCAGACAGTGGGCACAATGCGTGGTTGTTTTACTCCATTGCCCACGGACCAAATACTGGCATGTTTCGTATCGGGGCACACACCGGTGAGCTCCGCACGGCCCGCAAGtgggcagaggaggaagtgggcTCGACTTATGACATCGTGGTCATCATTCAGGACAATGGTGACCCGCCAAAGTCCAGTTCTGTGAACATTACAGTAACAGTGGATGAGAAGGGCATGGCCAACGATGCACCAGCAAGTCCTCCCCACACACCCTTCTACCACCGCACTGGGATGTCAGACATCACCCTGTACCTCATCATCTCTTTAGcttgtgtgtcagctgtgtcCTTCATCACCTTTGTCGTCCTCATGGTACGCTGCCTCAGGCACCGTGGCCCAGATTTTGGAggctctgactgctgctgctacgGTCACCACAGGCCCAGCCGCTACCATCAGAGGCCCAGCAAGGACCTGCACCTGCAGCTCAATACTGACGGACCTATACGCTATATGGAGGTTGTGGGAGGCCCCCAggagccacacacacgcacctacAGGCCCTGCTACTCCACCATATCCAGCAGGAGTGACTTTGTATTTATGAAGACACCCATGCTGAGCCACAACAACACACTCAACATGACACTCAGCAGGAAGCACCTTATGAACTCAGCCATGGAG CAAAAGCCCCCCAACAATGACTGGCGCTtcacacagggacagagacCCGGACCTAGCGG GGCAACTGGAGGACCTGAGGTTGCCATGGGAACTGGCCCCTGGCCCCAACCCCCAACTGAGGCTGAGCAGCTCCAAGCGCTGATGGCTGCAGCTAACG AAGTGAGCGAGGCTACGGCCACCCTGGGACCCGGCACCATGGGCCTCAGCACCCGCTACAGCCCCCAGTTCACCCTGCAGCACGTGCCCGACTATCGCCAGAACGTCTACATCCCTGGCAGCACGGCTACCCTCACCTCCAACCCCCAGCAGCAACAGGCCACGGCCCAGCAGGCCACCCAGCAGGCGCTGCCCCCGCCCCAGGCCTCGGCCCAGCCCGAGCCCCCTAAGGCAGCCCAGACCCCTGCCTCCAAGAAGAAGTCCAccaagaaggagaagaagtaG
- the LOC139331585 gene encoding protocadherin gamma-C5-like isoform X2 has protein sequence MMYFAESQMTKRMGYRDWRWQALWWHHFFLLWSTIDGQTRYSIPEELKQGSVVGNVAKDLGLGLSEIFERKLRVASEAGKQYFSVDAGKGELVVNDRIDREALCGQSASCVLPLQVVIEDPLQLHRIEVEIRDINDNSPSFLSNELSLKIVELALVGTRFPLESAADPDVGTNSLKSYTLSKNDCCSLKIKEMEGGKTVPELVLEKPLDRERKAVHKILLTALDGGNPVRSGTSQITINVLDINDNFPVFEKNVYKVSLGEKSLKGAVVIKPKATDADEGLNGEVEFSFGSRTPDSVLSVFDINPLTGEITLKGELDYETTKTYDVDVTAKDKGSPEMEGHCRVQIDITDFNDNVPEIVLTSQPKPVREDAPSGTVVALISARDLDSGDNGNVTLHLTKGSPFNLKPSFSNNYALVTRGALDRERFSEYNIEITATDSGSPPLSSKKIIPVSITDVNDNPPVFTQSSYNVYLKENGVPGSILYSVSASDLDFGENAKISYSILDSKVQDVSVSSYVYINSDNGSIYSMHSFDYEKLKVFQIQVQAKDQGSPSLSSNATVHVFILDQNDNAPAVIYPSSAALGSLSHQRMPRSAKAGHLVTKVTAVDADSGHNAWISYKVAEATDASLFTVNLYTGEVRTKRAVSEQDDSSQRLLIEVRDDGEPVQSATVTVSILLEDGLHEPILDLRQKAAEPSKKTERMTLYLIVSLASVSVLSLVTFLILAVKCVRSSRSSGSCCMTRTDFDDYKNPNRNLQIQLNTDGPIKYVEVLGGDMLSQSQSFRSCMSPMSEYSDFTLIKPSSTTDFKEVISVLDASLPDSTWTFESQQQKPPNNDWRFTQGQRPGPSGPHMPYGTHIRWTPKSGTRATGGPEVAMGTGPWPQPPTEAEQLQALMAAANVSEATATLGPGTMGLSTRYSPQFTLQHVPDYRQNVYIPGSTATLTSNPQQQQATAQQATQQALPPPQASAQPEPPKAAQTPASKKKSTKKEKK, from the exons ATGATGTATTTTGCTGAATCGCAGATGACAAAGAGAATGGGATACCGAGACTGGAGATGGCAGGCGCTTTGGTGgcatcatttctttctcttgtggAGTACAATAGACGGACAGACGCGTTACAGCATTCCGGAGGAACTAAAACAAGGATCTGTGGTTGGAAATGTAGCCAAAGATCTGGGTTTGGGACTGTCTGAGATTTTTGAACGCAAATTGCGAGTCGCCTCTGAGGCTGGTAAGCAGTATTTCAGCGTGGATGCGGGGAAGGGCGAGCTGGTGGTGAATGACAGAATAGACAGAGAGGCTTTATGTGGACAAAGCGCCAGCTGTGTGCTACCTCTGCAAGTGGTTATTGAGGACCCGCTACAGTTACACCGAATTGAGGTTGAAATAAGAGATATTAATGACAATTCTCCAAGTTTCCTTTCAAATGAATTATCTTTAAAAATAGTCGAATTGGCATTAGTGGGCACCCGCTTTCCTTTGGAGAGCGCAGCGGACCCCGACGTTGGAACGAATTCATTAAAATCATATACTCTTAGCAAAAACGACTGTTGTTCccttaaaataaaagaaatggaGGGCGGTAAGACCGTTCCGGAGCTTGTTTTAGAAAAACCTCTGGATCGAGAGAGAAAAGCTGTTCACAAAATATTACTAACAGCATTGGACGGTGGGAATCCAGTCAGATCCGGAACCTCACAGATAACCATAAATGTGCTTGACATCAATGATAATTTTCCGGTGTTTGAAAAAAACGTTTACAAAGTGTCCCTGGGTGAAAAAAGTCTCAAGGGAGCTGTTGTTATCAAGCCCAAAGCAACCGATGCAGATGAAGGTTTAAATGGTGAAGTTGAATTCTCATTTGGCTCTCGGACACCAGATTCTGTATTGTCAGTCTTCGATATTAACCCTTTAACAGGTGAAATCACTCTGAAAGGAGAGTTAGACTATGAAACTACAAAGACATATGACGTTGATGTGACTGCAAAAGATAAAGGCAGTCCAGAAATGGAGGGCCACTGTCGCGTGCAGATTGATATTACTGATTTCAATGATAACGTGCCGGAAATTGTTCTCACTTCTCAGCCAAAGCCTGTACGCGAAGACGCACCAAGTGGCACCGTAGTAGCTTTGATCAGTGCGCGAGACCTTGACTCGGGTGATAACGGTAACGTAACGTTACACCTCACCAAAGGCTCTCCCTTCAATTTGAAACCATCATTTTCTAATAATTACGCACTCGTTACCCGTGGTGCTTTAGACCGAGAGCGTTTCTCTGAGTATAATATTGAGATAACAGCCACTGACTcaggctctcctcctctgtccagtAAGAAAATTATACCTGTCAGCATCACTGATGTGAATGACAACCCTCCTGTATTCACTCAGTCCTCCTATAATGTATATTTGAAAGAGAATGGAGTACCAGGATCGATACTGTACTCAGTATCAGCATCTGACCTGGATTTTGGTGAAAACGCCAAAATCTCTTACTCCATACTGGACTCTAAAGTGCAGGACGTTTCTGTCTCATCTTATGTTTACATTAACTCAGATAACGGCAGCATCTACAGCATGCACTCGTTTGACTATGAGAAACTCAAGGTGTTTCAGATTCAGGTTCAGGCAAAGGACCAGGGCTCTCCGTCTCTCAGCAGCAACGCCACTGTCCATGTTTTCATCCTGGACCAGAACGACAACGCCCCCGCTGTTATTTACCCCTCCTCCGCTGCCCTGGGCTCCCTCTCTCATCAGAGGATGCCCCGCTCCGCCAAAGCGGGTCACCTGGTCACTAAGGTGACGGCCGTGGACGCTGACTCGGGCCATAACGCCTGGATCTCCTACAAAGTGGCGGAGGCCACAGACGCCTCTCTGTTCACTGTCAATCTGTACACAGGGGAGGTGAGGACTAAACGCGCTGTGTCCGAGCAGGACGACTCCTCTCAGAGGCTGCTGATAGAGGTCAGGGACGACGGGGAGCCGGTCCAGTCCGCCACCGTCACGGTGTCCATCCTGCTGGAGGACGGCCTCCATGAGCCCATCTTAGACCTCCGACAGAAAGCGGCCGAGCCCAGCAAGAAAACTGAGAGAATGACTCTTTATTTGATTGTGTCTCTGGCCTCGGTGTCCGTGCTGTCTCTGGTGACTTTTCTCATCTTAGCGGTCAAATgcgtgaggagcagcagaagcagcggTAGTTGCTGCATGACACGGACCGATTTTGATGATTACAAGAACCCCAACAGAAACCTGCAGATTCAGCTCAACACTGACGGACCTATAAAGTACGTGGAGGTCCTGGGAGGAGACATGTTGTCTCAGAGTCAGTCCTTCAGGTCGTGCATGTCTCCCATGTCAGAGTACAGTGATTTCACTTTGATCAAAcccagcagcaccacagacTTTAAGGAGGTGATCAGTGTCCTGGATGCGTCTTTGCCCGACAGCACCTGGACCTTTGAGAGCCAGCAG CAAAAGCCCCCCAACAATGACTGGCGCTtcacacagggacagagacCCGGACCTAGCGG ccCCCACATGCCATACGGTACACACATACGATGGACGCCGAAGAGTGGGACAAG GGCAACTGGAGGACCTGAGGTTGCCATGGGAACTGGCCCCTGGCCCCAACCCCCAACTGAGGCTGAGCAGCTCCAAGCGCTGATGGCTGCAGCTAACG TGAGCGAGGCTACGGCCACCCTGGGACCCGGCACCATGGGCCTCAGCACCCGCTACAGCCCCCAGTTCACCCTGCAGCACGTGCCCGACTATCGCCAGAACGTCTACATCCCTGGCAGCACGGCTACCCTCACCTCCAACCCCCAGCAGCAACAGGCCACGGCCCAGCAGGCCACCCAGCAGGCGCTGCCCCCGCCCCAGGCCTCGGCCCAGCCCGAGCCCCCTAAGGCAGCCCAGACCCCTGCCTCCAAGAAGAAGTCCAccaagaaggagaagaagtaG
- the LOC139331585 gene encoding protocadherin gamma-C5-like isoform X3: MDSRQRKRSGGGRLWKLCFYLACLSCASAQLSYSVSEELSPGSVVGNIAKDLSLTAGGIVQRRLRVVSESTTQYFEVKQATGDLVIKQKIDREQMCEISSACSLHLQVLLENPLDIHRVVVDILDVNDNAPQFSTSNISLEISEAAAPGTRFRLESAHDPDVGTNSLRTYHLAANDFFVLNVESKSDGSKFPELVVDKALDKEAQASFRLLLTAVDGGQPEKSGSTLLLIKVLDVNDNAPVFDEPVKRVRLLENVARGTLVTKLNATDADSGNNGDISFLFSKYTPERVLNLFSVDSKSGEIRVKGDVDYEKATAYHITVQARDGGSPAMEGSCNVIVDIIDVNDNAPEVTLTSLTSSIREDSAPETVVALISARDLDSGENGKVTLTVQQGLPFKLNSAFGMHYSVTTAGNLDRETVPEYTVVIKATDAGSPPLSSQTTFVVKLSDVNDNAPTFSQPSYSVDIPENNAPSAPIAAVSATDPDLGDNARVSYSILPSMVQGSPISSYVYINPESGHIYSMRSLDHEQLNAFRIEVQARDAGVPPRTANVTVHVFVVDVNDNAPVVVHPSYPKDKRLQLSVPPSAGPGHLINKLVGVDADSGHNAWLFYSIAHGPNTGMFRIGAHTGELRTARKWAEEEVGSTYDIVVIIQDNGDPPKSSSVNITVTVDEKGMANDAPASPPHTPFYHRTGMSDITLYLIISLACVSAVSFITFVVLMVRCLRHRGPDFGGSDCCCYGHHRPSRYHQRPSKDLHLQLNTDGPIRYMEVVGGPQEPHTRTYRPCYSTISSRSDFVFMKTPMLSHNNTLNMTLSRKHLMNSAMEQKPPNNDWRFTQGQRPGPSGPHMPYGTHIRWTPKSGTRATGGPEVAMGTGPWPQPPTEAEQLQALMAAANEVSEATATLGPGTMGLSTRYSPQFTLQHVPDYRQNVYIPGSTATLTSNPQQQQATAQQATQQALPPPQASAQPEPPKAAQTPASKKKSTKKEKK, translated from the exons ATGGACTCCAGACAGAGGAAGCGCTCCGGAGGAGGgaggctgtggaagctctgttTTTATCTGGCTTGCCTCTCCTGTGCCTCCGCTCAGCTCAGCTATTCTGTATCAGAGGAACTAAGCCCGGGTTCTGTCGTTGGGAATATCGCTAAAGATTTGAGTCTCACTGCTGGGGGGATTGTTCAGAGGAGGTTGCGGGTGGTCTCGGAATCCACAACGCAGTATTTTGAGGTAAAGCAGGCGACCGGGGATTTGGTAATTAAACAAAAAATTGACAGAGAGCAAATGTGCGAAATAAGTTCAGCATGTTCGCTACACCTTCAAGTCCTTCTGGAGAATCCTTTAGACATTCATCGAGTCGTGGTGGACATTctggatgtgaatgacaacgCGCCGCAGTTTTCAACCAGCAACATTTCCTTGGAGATATCAGAAGCGGCCGCGCCGGGAACAAGGTTCCGTTTGGAGAGCGCGCACGACCCAGACGTGGGGACCAACTCGTTACGCACTTATCATCTCGCAGCAAATGACttctttgttttgaatgtgGAAAGTAAAAGTGACGGCAGCAAGTTTCCAGAGCTAGTGGTGGATAAAGCTTTGGACAAGGAGGCGCAGGCCTCGTTTCGCCTGTTGCTCACTGCTGTAGATGGGGGTCAGCCGGAGAAATCTGGCTCGACACTCCTGCTCATTAAAGTCCTGGATGTAAATGACAACGCGCCCGTCTTTGACGAGCCGGTTAAGAGAGTTAGGCTATTAGAAAATGTTGCACGGGGCACTTTAGTAACGAAATTAAACGCGACTGACGCGGATTCGGGTAACAACGGGGACATATCCTTCTTATTTAGTAAATACACACCGGAACGCGTTCTGAACCTTTTCAGCGTGGATTCTAAGAGCGGGGAGATCCGTGTGAAGGGTGATGTGGATTATGAGAAAGCCACTGCATACCATATCACAGTGCAGGCCAGAGATGGTGGCTCCCCCGCCATGGAGGGCTCCTGTAACGTCATAGTGGACATCATTGATGTGAATGACAACGCACCAGAAGTGACACTGACGTCACTGACCAGTTCTATCAGAGAGGACTCAGCACCAGAGACTGTGGTAGCACTCATAAGTGCACGAGATCTGGACTCCGGTGAGAATGGCAAGGTTACATTAACTGTTCAACAAGGTTTGCCATTCAAACTTAATTCAGCTTTTGGCATGCATTACAGCGTCACTACTGCTGGAAACCTGGACCGTGAGACTGTCCCAGAGTACACAGTGGTCATCAAGGCCACTGATGCTGGATCCCCTCCCCTTTCATCACAAACCACCTTTGTGGTGAAGCTCTCTGATGTAAATGACAATGCCCCCACCTTCTCTCAGCCTTCATACTCTGTGGACATCCCAGAGAACAATGCCCCCAGTGCCCCCATCGCTGCTGTTTCAGCCACTGATCCAGACCTTGGTGACAATGCTCGCGTATCCTACTCAATCCTTCCCAGCATGGTCCAGGGCTCACCCATCTCTTCTTATGTCTACATTAACCCAGAGAGCGGTCACATCTACAGCATGCGCTCTCTGGATCACGAACAGCTTAACGCTTTCCGTATTGAGGTGCAGGCCCGGGATGCAGGCGTGCCCCCACGGACAGCCAACgtcactgtgcatgtgtttgtggtggATGTGAATGACAATGCACCAGTGGTTGTACACCCCTCCTACCCAAAAGACAAAAGGTTACAGCTCTCTGTGCCTCCATCTGCCGGCCCAGGGCACCTCATAAATAAACTTGTAGGGGTGGATGCAGACAGTGGGCACAATGCGTGGTTGTTTTACTCCATTGCCCACGGACCAAATACTGGCATGTTTCGTATCGGGGCACACACCGGTGAGCTCCGCACGGCCCGCAAGtgggcagaggaggaagtgggcTCGACTTATGACATCGTGGTCATCATTCAGGACAATGGTGACCCGCCAAAGTCCAGTTCTGTGAACATTACAGTAACAGTGGATGAGAAGGGCATGGCCAACGATGCACCAGCAAGTCCTCCCCACACACCCTTCTACCACCGCACTGGGATGTCAGACATCACCCTGTACCTCATCATCTCTTTAGcttgtgtgtcagctgtgtcCTTCATCACCTTTGTCGTCCTCATGGTACGCTGCCTCAGGCACCGTGGCCCAGATTTTGGAggctctgactgctgctgctacgGTCACCACAGGCCCAGCCGCTACCATCAGAGGCCCAGCAAGGACCTGCACCTGCAGCTCAATACTGACGGACCTATACGCTATATGGAGGTTGTGGGAGGCCCCCAggagccacacacacgcacctacAGGCCCTGCTACTCCACCATATCCAGCAGGAGTGACTTTGTATTTATGAAGACACCCATGCTGAGCCACAACAACACACTCAACATGACACTCAGCAGGAAGCACCTTATGAACTCAGCCATGGAG CAAAAGCCCCCCAACAATGACTGGCGCTtcacacagggacagagacCCGGACCTAGCGG ccCCCACATGCCATACGGTACACACATACGATGGACGCCGAAGAGTGGGACAAG GGCAACTGGAGGACCTGAGGTTGCCATGGGAACTGGCCCCTGGCCCCAACCCCCAACTGAGGCTGAGCAGCTCCAAGCGCTGATGGCTGCAGCTAACG AAGTGAGCGAGGCTACGGCCACCCTGGGACCCGGCACCATGGGCCTCAGCACCCGCTACAGCCCCCAGTTCACCCTGCAGCACGTGCCCGACTATCGCCAGAACGTCTACATCCCTGGCAGCACGGCTACCCTCACCTCCAACCCCCAGCAGCAACAGGCCACGGCCCAGCAGGCCACCCAGCAGGCGCTGCCCCCGCCCCAGGCCTCGGCCCAGCCCGAGCCCCCTAAGGCAGCCCAGACCCCTGCCTCCAAGAAGAAGTCCAccaagaaggagaagaagtaG